The DNA segment atattttctagggtttgctctttcattcttcttccatttttcatctagtctcactatgtctatggtgaactaaaccctattgttgttggggaattcaatgtaatcttttgatactctctcttattgaaactattgattatttatatggtctccatatgtcttgattgattattgttgggttatcatctgtgcttaaggcttttatcgtttaactcattcggtatatcgttgtttNNNNNNNNNNNNNNNNNNNNNNNNNNNNNNNNNNNNNNNNNNNNNNNNNNNNNNNNNNNNNNNNNNNNNNNNNNNNNNNNNNNNNNNNNNNNNNNNNNNNNNNNNNNNNNNNNNNNNNNNNNNNNNNNNNNNNNNNNNNNNNNNNNNNNNNNNNNtgcaataccacctagggataggggtaggacgatcaattgcgctaacttctgtttataaggcggtattaattactaggggagactagggatagcaagccggtaatttatattaggcccttttcgccgagggatcgggttaaggggaggctaagaaaatcgcataacaatttaatcaatctaataatcaagggtagtatgtaagagagagtggaatatatgaaattgttagtacccaacaacatacatccatccattgttttcacttgtcaattgaatcaacatttattttgtatgttaatatttttatcctcaaatccaatttattaaattttatttttcaagtcttattattttaattcacgcgaaagagaaagtcatacgagtctcttgggaaaaacgatacttggtcttaccatttatattacttgtacgatttggtacacttgctaatCCGTCAACAcctatctctgataatactaatGTAGATGAAATTAATCATGAAATTGTTTCTCTTAGTCCTATCcttgataatactaatttagatgaaaccgatcatgaaattgattcttgtctgcGTGAGACCACCAACACACCAAACACTGAGTTTActactgttcaatataatcttccaccccgttctaaccgtggtcaacctccaattaaatatgaaccagacctccaagccaaagttaaagacctcattagtaaatatgtgtcatctcacaggttatcaatatcatatgcatcatttgtatctcaattatctttaatttctatttctAGTAATATACAGGAAGCTTTGGCATATCTTAGATGGACCAGAGCAATGGTTAATGAGATgacaactttagaaaaaaaaacaacaattgggatcttgtgtccttaccaagagaaaagaaaattatgggTTGCAAATGGgtatttacaattaagcataaagttGATGGAACTATTAAAAGGTATAAAGGACGACTTTTGGATAAAGGTTACACTCACACTTGtggtgtagattaccaagagacgttTGCACCGGTAGCCAAGCTCAACACTGTGAGAATAATTCTTTCGCTAGTAACAACCCAAGATTGGCCTATtttacaatttgatgtgaaaaatgttttcctacatggagaaatttcagaagaaatttatgttgagattgttgataaggaaagcattggtttagctaaccttaatctcacagtgctttattcactctggtttttgacgatgacaacacattattaataacacatgttttgttatgtgttacatgttctgttgcttaatgattgatatcttattgaacatgttttgtgttgattttaatatgtgaatgcacattatCTGAGTTTATATttgttacatcatttatgactgcattacatatgtttttgctgaagaaaaccacatgcacttttatgaacttatattgtgtggcatgactgtaagttttaagtcgacttcattatgaagtaagtcgactAAGACTCGTGACCATGCACAGACTTTCAAAAGTAGTgctgtgagtgattttgcattgaaaagtttttcaaacggTGCTGACatgcctaagtcgactacatgtgtagtggatccgacttagttagttgttttgtttgaaattctgttatgttatgaacagtaacaactatatttcaaaagttagttattgaattgatgatagtcaattgtattaaatgcaaaatcagtTTGTTAGTTGTTGACTGCTAttatttgacttaactgttatattTGTCTGAggacagtcgactgtattagtagcttagtcgactacaggagcgtctgatttatagaaaactatatatagacgtgCCTCAGTTGATCATAGAGACTTTGGAtaatctaacactttcatttgtgatttacaGATCCTGATCTCTGAGAATTtactccaagaactcatcaagaaaaccgtggtgatctatctttgaaggaGAAATATTTTTGTGCATACTGGCTTATCATACTCTGCACATTGCGGTGCTTGCTtgctgatcaagatttctctcaatctttgtaaagattgttgttgttgtacctGCTGTGATTATAGggggttgactcgtggagtctggacactttgaggattgttcaaagtgggttgaagattgcagaagaggagatatcttgctgcagatctttgttgtttgtattgcctatattttggttagagggttagagaggtgttatatattttgacgtggaggtctctataaaagccttgttgtaaaaaccttgaccgttatagtgcatttgcttccggattgtggaaggacactggatgtaggcattgaggccgaaccaatataaaaatctgcgtttgaattttctatccctactcttttacattcagtcgactttattgtTTGTGTAATCTACTTAGTATTTTCTGCTGtaactaaaattttcattctttgtgattcaagaaactttgaaaaggataatactttgcgaaaaatttttaaaaagactctgattttgaaacctcaccaattcaacccccccccttCTTGCTGTTGAAACAAAggctacctgttttccaacaatttatGTGGATTCTCCACTAGGCATGACAGATTCAATTGaaatgaaggtttgcaaattaaagaaggctctatatggattaaaacaatcccaaagagcatggtttggaaggtttaccaagtctatgaaggctTTTGGCTATAGAGTAAGTAACTttgatcacaccttatttttgaagggaggaaaagaaaaaacttacaaatttgattatatatctAGATGGCATGATTGTTATAGGAAATGACCAggatgagatttctagtttacaacaataccttgcatctgaatttaagatgaaataacttggaaacctcaaatattttttggatgttgaagtagctagatcaaaaTATGGTATTTTCCtatgtgaaagaaaatatattattgacttATTATCGAAAATTGAGCTACTTGGGAGTAAACCAGTTaatacaccaattgaacaaaattataaaatctttcaatgctcaaatttaGCAAGCATAGACAAAGAAAGATACCAAAGGCCgataggaaaattaatttatttgtctcATACACGTCCATATATTACCTATgtagtgaatgttgttagtcaatttatgcattaCTCACTAAAGCGTCATATAAATGTTGTTGAgagaattttgagatatttgaagtccactactggaaaaggaattttgttctcaaatcatggaAGATCTAGCTatggatactttacttttgtacgagggaatcttgtaacttggagAGTAAAAAACAGCCTATCGtggcaagatctagtgctgaagcagaattcagaGGCATGGCACTAGGTGCATGTGAACTTTtatggattaaaaatgtgctatcagATTTGGGCTTTAAACCAAATAAAGCTATGAGTTTGTATTGTGGCAATACGTCAGCTATAATAATTGCTCACAATCGTgtgcaacatgatagaacaaagcatgtgaagattgatagacattttaTCAAAGAGAAGCTTGAAACTCaaataatttcctttcttttcgtAAGATCAGAATTGTAGTTGGCTGATGTTCTTACTAAAGGAATGTCAATCATATTGTTtaatgagtctctattcaagttgtgaatgtgtgatatccatgcaccaacttgagtaGGGAtattaagatatgtcaaatattctattagtaaatattaagtaatcaaatattgtgttggttataatttaatcattattataatttatgcaCTTATCGTTCCTCTAATACACGAGAAATTATAAGAcccttttatataatatatatatatatatatatatatatatatatatatatatatatattaacctactctttaaaataatacatcaaacttattctttaaacatttttataattatcaacTTAAGGGAGGTTCATCCAACTTGATAATTTATTGCGAAAATAGAAGAGAGGTAATTTAATTGTGAGAAAATATAGAAACTTAACCTACTCACTTTACTAGATGAAGTAAATAAAGcctacaaaattttatttgtaaaattagaCGTGAAGTTTATTGTTTATAAATCCAAAATTACAACCAGTTGAAgattcaaaatttattcaaaattctcaaaaattaagattaaaatagaCATCAAAATACCAAGATTGCTCCAAGCAATGTTTCAATTGTCAGACACATAAGAAATCATTGTCTTATTAATATTGACCTTTGAAGCTTAACTTTCTttcaataattatgttaattttttttaatatgttattaatctcaaaataaaataaaaaaatcatttacttATGCGTATTGcttgaatttaaatatatcaaagcgatgacaatttacttttgttataattgtttttttttttcatttcttccatttatgttctatttaaatatatataaattactaatttacatttaagaaatattataaaaattttcttgttaaattttatatatttacatgttttttcaataaataaaattaaatcttttaatcTCTTCCactatatttattaaacaaaaagtttaggctaaactcaatttttttttaacttgtgatattggtttttttttttttcaatcaaatttttgttaattttgttgaaataaGTGTTTTTGATAATGTCGAATTAGCGACATGTGAATAGCGTATGAAACATGTCAGTCCatgatactttttatattttttttagtttatttttttatttatttttttagtttttcttaatttgtatattttattcaaattattataattattagagttaattacaaaataattccAAACATACTAGTTAATAAAAATGtcaatgttaataaaaatattaatatattatataaaaaaattaaatttagtcttaatttagaaagagaaaaaatttcttattttaaaaaaaactggaattaaattgaaaaaaaatatataaaatgtagggattgaattgaaaataacaataaaagttttaaaaattaagaaaaaataaaacaaaatttaaaaaataaaaaagagcaaaagaaaatcacaaacTAATCCATGACAttgtttttaactaaaattctattatttaatttttcacgGAGAATATGAATATGATTTTGTTCCGCAATCTTGCTTACTTATCTTCAACTAAAAGCTATGAAGTTATGTGTGtgatataaaacaatattacggctaatgaaaaacataaggttaaaaccacttagaTGTATctattttcgtaaggtcttctcattttggttttcttttttataaaactttttaattaggTCCTTAAAAGTactaatttcattcaaaataacCCCTGCCGTTAAAATTGAGTAACAGTGTTAAATCTGTGCATATGTGGATGGAGGACGTGTTAACCATTAAAAATCATAAGAAACGTGTCTCAAAACTGAGTGATACGTGGCGTGATAATCCATTCATTAAAAACGttaattagatttataattGGTAAAGCatttgaagaatgaaattgTGAGTTTAAGTTCTGAAGTAGGAGACCCAGCTCGACATATTTAGGGTTCATCGGTGTTGAAGAGGGAAGTTCTACAGTACAAGACGTAACAATGTCCATGGGTCATTCGTATTGCTCTTCAACTTGCAATGCATGCGGAAGAAAGCATCTCCGTTCTGCTTCGAGCTCTCAAGGAGATGGAGGTTGGAACAAGAAAGATGCACCGCTGATCTGCCATTGTGGAGAGAAGACTGTGTTGAGGACTGCAAAAACGACGAAGAATCGAGGGAAACTGTTCTGGGGTTGCCTTAGGTATAAGATGGGGAGTGAAAATGGAGGATGCAACTTCTTCAAGTGGTTTACTGATTGGGGAGTTGAAGAAAGTGTTAGCTGTGAGGTGTTGGAAGCAAATAATGAGAGGTTGGTGAAGACTTTTGAAAACCAAGGTGTTAAGCAGAGCTTTGATGTGCAGAAAGTTGTGATGGGTCTTCAAAGTTGGATGAAATATTTGGTTGTGGTTGTTAGTGTTGTCTTTATAATGAACATGATTATAATTGCAATGCTCATGGGAAGGGTTTGATAACGTATGTAGATGTAGGTTTTGGTCAGTACAATGTACTTAGTTGGTTTGTTTTGGTATTAGTTGCAGGATTTGGTCATGTTATTGTACTTAGTTGGTCTGTTATGGTATTATTAGTTGTAGGTTTTGGGTAATGTTAATGTTTTGTGCTCTGAAGATGTACTGCTTCAGATGTTTAAGATGTTTATTGTACTGCTTGATATGtttaatgaaaatgatattttggaaAGCATGAGTTTAGACTATTGGCACCTGATAAAACATCATTTATCAAAGTTGTTTATTGGTACCTGATTAAAGAAGTAACACAGTAACTTCAATTGATATATATCAATCCGAATACAGAAGTAAAATAGGCAAGGGAATTTGACAACTGAAACAgagatttttatataaataccaAAAGGTAATCATTCATTGTTCATACAGCCAGCAATGTATAGGATAATATGAGCTATTACATGAACCATTCTTCAAGTGCCCTATTACATATGGAACCACTAAAACATCAAAGTGTTGTAAACATCAAAATCTGGTAAACATCAAAATATGGTAACATCAATATGTGGCCTATTACATATTCTACCATGAAAATGTGGCCTAttacaaaatatgttaaacatCAAGTTGTTTGTGTATCTGCTCCATCTGGTTGACCCTGAGGCAATGTGCTGGGTTCTCCCTCTTGCTGCCCTTGGGTTCGTTTTGggcaatttcttttgttgtgtcCCACTTCCCTACAGATGGTACATCTCTTGAGTAAGCCCCCTTTAGACATTTTGGTAgtacttttcttcaacttccaTTGCTCtaatctccttttcttcttaggACGACCAGGCAACTGTCTTTTTGGTAGAGGCAAGACATCTGGACATTGAGTGACCTCCCATAGATGTTTTCCATTAATGGGGTATATAATGGAGGAATACATCTCTTCATAGGTTGACTTTTTAAACCATACAGGTAGATAGTCTTCTGCATTTAGGTTCAGAAACTTCATTGCTGTCAATGCATGCACACAAGGAATTCCACTGATGCTCCACTTCCTGTAGGAACATGTATATTTATCTATATCCACCATAAAGTTGTCCCCACTTTGGGACACATGTCTGATCTCAAAACGTTTCTGTGCAGACCAGCTGTCAACATAAACAACCATTAATTATATGATATCTGGGTAAACATAAACAAGTACATACAAATGTAATAGTTTTGGATACCTGGGAACCCAGTTCTTTGTTTGTAGTGCATCCTTCTGTAATCTACTCAGAATTTTAGGACAATTTGCTGATTTAAAAGAGGTCACCCTTGACCTATTAGCTGCCCATCTCTTCATCATGTACAATCTGATGTCCTCCAACATTGTAATAATTggtttggtccttgtatttacCAGAACGCTATTAAAAGCTTCTGACATGTTATTTACCAAGGTATCACTTTGAGTTGTGGTTGTGAACCTTGATCTTGACCAAAACCTTCAAGGAAAACAATATTTAACttagataatatgaaaaaaagtgtTGTGTTAGATAATTTGATAAGTAATATTAAGTAAGAATGACAAACCTTGGAGGAATGGACATCAGATGTTTAAAAGCATCTTCATTAACCTCTTTCATACGTCTTATCTCAGTATCCCACTGTTGTGGATGGGTTGTTGTAGCTGCCCTCCACATGAGCCTTTTCAAGTTTTTTCCAGGGAATTTTTTCCTGAAGTTGGCATATAAATGCCTTACACAAAATCTTTGTGCAACTCTAGGAATAACATCTTCTACAGCATATCTTAAACCCTATCATTCATATGGTTCATTAGATGAAGAAGTTATTTGTGTAAGAGAAAAGACAAGAACTAAAACGGAAACtaccttttgttgatctgacatgacagttagtccagaacacaCATCTGGACCACCTAAGTCTTCAATCAATAGCTCCAGAAGCCATGTCCACGTGTCCTTGTTTTCAACTTCAACAATTGCATACGCCAATGGCAACATTTGGTCGTTTGCATCTCGGGCCACAACAGTTAATAGATCACCATGATGTCTGCCTTTCAAGAAGGCTCCATCAAGACCAATGATTGGCCAGCATGAATGAAAGCTATTTTTGCATGCTTTTAGGCATGCATAAAACCTCTGGAATATTACTTTCCCCTCATTCCCATCATAAGCCTCAACTTTTACCTTGATTGTAGACCCAACGCTTCTTGCTAATAACTCATTTGCATAATCAACTATTCTAGTATATTGCTCAGTGAAGGAACCTGCCACTTTGTCTGATGCGTATGTTTTGGCCGTATAAGCCATATTCTTAGATATGGCTATATTCCATTTCCTAGAAATTTTGTCTCTAATATCAACTCCCTTGACATTAGGATTCTCTCTCACTATTTTTTCCAGTTTTCTACTCAGCCATTTCGCATTGAATAGTCGAACCTTGTGTTCCCTACTACATGTATGACTGTCAACCACAGTCCTCAGTTGCCATGAATTAACCGCACCCATGAAACCAAAATATGCCACCCATCGGCATTCTCCTTTTGAACCCAAGCATCTAACCCTTATTCGTTTTCTATCATTCTTGACAAGTTTCAAATTTTTCCCATTCTCAATTGCATAACTTTTGATGGCATCAAGGATGTCTTCTTTATTCATGAAGTAAGTTCCCACTTCCTAGTTAAAATCAACCATATTTTTTGGTTGAGTAAATGTGGCAAAATTCCCATACCCTTCGTGTTCACTGTCTTCATCACTATTGTGAGGAGAAATTAATTCCTCAGATTGCCAATCATCATTGAACCAACTAGAATCATCAATGTCGTGTTCATCCATATCAGAATCAGAACCAGGTAGAAAAGGTTCAACCTCAACCTCCAAATCACTACAACTTTCACTTACATCACACTGAACATCTATGTCTACTAACCCATCCTCATTATCCATCTCACCATCACTTTCTTGTGTTGAACTCCAATCACCAACTTGTACATCATCCATCTCACCATCCTTTTCAACCTCAACTTCAACTTCACCTGCTTCTGCCCTATCAACCTCAGGAGTATTAGCCTGAACTTCAATACCATCTGTTTCTGCCTTATCAACCTCAATACTAGGAGTCTGAAGTGCGACTTCAACTGTCTCTGTCCTTTGAACATCATTTTCATCAACCTCAATATCATCTACTTCCTCAACCTGACCATGAACTTCCTCAGCCTCACCATGAACATCTGCTGAGACAGCATCCTCACCATGAACTTCCTCAGCCTCACCAACAATTTCCTCACCCTCTATCCTCTCTTGCAGCAAAACATCTGTTGAGACAGCATCCTCACCATGAACTTCCTCACCCTGGCCGACAACAACTTATATCCTATCACCATCACCAGGTACCCCCTCATCCAAC comes from the Vigna radiata var. radiata cultivar VC1973A chromosome 2, Vradiata_ver6, whole genome shotgun sequence genome and includes:
- the LOC106752824 gene encoding uncharacterized protein LOC106752824 — encoded protein: MNKEDILDAIKSYAIENGKNLKLVKNDRKRIRVRCLGSKGECRWVAYFGFMGAVNSWQLRTVVDSHTCSREHKVRLFNAKWLSRKLEKIVRENPNVKGVDIRDKISRKWNIAISKNMAYTAKTYASDKVAGSFTEQYTRIVDYANELLARSVGSTIKVKVEAYDGNEGKVIFQRFYACLKACKNSFHSCWPIIGLDGAFLKGRHHGDLLTVVARDANDQMLPLAYAIVEVENKDTWTWLLELLIEDLGGPDVCSGLTVMSDQQKGLRYAVEDVIPRVAQRFCVRHLYANFRKKFPGKNLKRLMWRAATTTHPQQWDTEIRRMKEVNEDAFKHLMSIPPRFWSRSRFTTTTQSDTLVNNMSEAFNSVLVNTRTKPIITMLEDIRLYMMKRWAANRSRVTSFKSANCPKILSRLQKDALQTKNWVPSWSAQKRFEIRHVSQSGDNFMVDIDKYTCSYRKWSISGIPCVHALTAMKFLNLNAEDYLPVWFKKSTYEEMYSSIIYPINGKHLWEVTQCPDVLPLPKRQLPGRPKKKRRLEQWKLKKSTTKMSKGGLLKRCTICREVGHNKRNCPKRTQGQQEGEPSTLPQGQPDGADTQTT
- the LOC106752816 gene encoding uncharacterized protein LOC106752816 translates to MSMGHSYCSSTCNACGRKHLRSASSSQGDGGWNKKDAPLICHCGEKTVLRTAKTTKNRGKLFWGCLRYKMGSENGGCNFFKWFTDWGVEESVSCEVLEANNERLVKTFENQGVKQSFDVQKVVMGLQSWMKYLVVVVSVVFIMNMIIIAMLMGRV